In Candidatus Methylacidiphilales bacterium, a genomic segment contains:
- a CDS encoding phosphoribosylanthranilate isomerase has translation MTHRDDIRIAVDAGADAIGIIFHPHSPRYVAPSDAGNLLQAVPAGVARVAVGVDWTEARIREIESYGTFDYWQLHGSESPSLARTFRPRRLIKAFGLPRPGVAEEASSYDVEAFLLDKASVRHGGTGEAFDWNLAVDFIRSNKRPVLLSGGLRADNVEQALKLVQPWGVDVCSGVEVRPGRKNPDTLATFIRLCRQHFK, from the coding sequence ATGACGCATCGCGACGACATTCGCATCGCCGTGGATGCCGGAGCCGATGCCATCGGGATCATTTTCCATCCGCACAGCCCGCGCTATGTGGCTCCCTCCGATGCCGGGAATCTTTTGCAGGCCGTGCCCGCCGGTGTGGCCCGGGTGGCAGTCGGGGTCGACTGGACGGAGGCGCGCATCCGCGAAATCGAATCCTACGGGACCTTCGACTACTGGCAGTTGCACGGCTCGGAGAGTCCCAGTCTGGCGCGCACTTTCCGGCCCCGCCGACTGATCAAGGCTTTCGGACTACCCCGGCCCGGGGTGGCTGAAGAAGCATCGAGCTACGACGTTGAAGCCTTCCTGCTCGACAAAGCGAGTGTGCGCCATGGGGGCACGGGCGAGGCCTTCGACTGGAATCTGGCGGTGGATTTTATCCGTTCCAACAAACGCCCCGTCCTCCTTTCCGGCGGCCTCCGGGCGGATAATGTTGAGCAGGCCCTCAAACTTGTGCAACCTTGGGGGGTCGATGTTTGCAGCGGGGTCGAGGTGCGGCCCGGCCGCAAAAATCCAGACACCCTCGCCACCTTCATCCGCTTATGCCGCCAACACTTCAAGTGA